Within Candidatus Omnitrophota bacterium, the genomic segment GCTCGGCGAGCGGAAACGAACAGCCGAAGCGGCTCGCGTTCGCCGGCGCGGCGCAGTTCGCGGACGAGTTCGAACGCAATCAACGCGCCCAGACTATGGCCGAAAATGGCGAAAGGACGATCAAAATAGGGACGCAGCGCCTGCGCCAGGACCGGAATCAAATCCGGCAGGTTGGAGAAGGGCGTCTCCATGATGCGATATTCGCGGCCGGGCAGCTGCACGGGGCAAATCTGCATTTCCCGGGGCGCATCGCCCGCCCAAGTTCGGAAAGCGGCGCATCCGCCTCCCGCGTAAGGAAAACAGAAAAGGCGCATTTTCGCCGATGGATTCGGCGAAAAGGATTTCATCCAAAGAAGATCGAAGGATTCGTTCCGCAAGGCAGCGTTATTTCTTTTCAAAAAGGATATGCGTTTTTATCGATCCGCTTCCATCTGCTTGCGCAGGCTAAGCGGCCTCATATCGGTCCATACTTCTTTGATATAGGCCAAGCATTCTTCCTTGGTTCCGCTTTTGCCCGCATCGTTCCATCCAGGAGCGTTTTCCCTATCGGCGGGCCATATCGAATATTGCTCTTCATGGTTAAGGACGACCTTGTAGACCGTTTTATCCTCTTTGTCGTTCCAACTCATATCGCACCTGCGTTATCTACATGTCGGATTAATCAAGGGCAGAAAAAAACTTGCCCTTGCCACCCGGCCCGGTAATTCCTCTCCCAAGATTGGGAGAGGTTAGGTGAGGGTTGATGGGATTGAGCTTATCTCCCCTCACCCTAACCCTCTCCCAAAGGGCGAGGGGATGGTATTGCATAACATGAGTTAATCATTCGCTCAAAAGTAAAAAATTACCCATGCAAACCGGCGTCTGGTAGATGCGCCATTATTACGATTGCCGCTCGAACCAAGTTCGCCATGTTTTCAGCGATTGTTCCAGTTTAGCGGGAATATCGCCATCGATGCCGTAGCCTTGCAGCCCGAAATCCCTTCGATACCCAAGTTTGACGAAGGTCTTTACGAAGGCTTCCGCTTCGTAATCGCCGTCGCCTAGGGGAAGAATACCCTCCTCAACTTTCAGTTCGTTGGCGTTGGGACGCGAGCCATTGATGGTGACGCAATTCAAACGCGGCAATGCGGCTTTCGCTTTTTCTTCTAAATTTTGGGGACCTTCCGCCTTCAACCAATGATAAAGATTGAAGGTGACTCCGATATTTTTCCGGTTGGCTAATTCCGCGATTCTCGAAGCGTCATCCACGCGCTCCACTAGAGCGTTGAAATGAGGATAGATCGAAATCTCCAAACCGCCCGCTTTATCCGCTAAATCGGAGGCTTTCTTCAATAAAGCCGCCGCGGCGGCGTCGCCTTGAGGATCGGATGGTTTAAGTTTTTTACTATAAAACATAAGCCATATTATCGTTTTGCGGCCTTGCAAAAGGCCGATCATTTCTTCGAGACGCGGCGGAAAATCCTCTTCAGCGGTCAGACCGGCGTATGCCGCTACTATATCAATTCCATGCCGATCCAACGTGCTCAAGGTTTCTTTGAAACCTTTATATCGTTCCTCATCCATACCCAGAGAACAACCGAGACGGGGACAGCCGAGACGCTGCAGCAGTTCGGCTTTTTGCGCTGCATCGAAGTTCGTTTTGTAAAACCAGGGATCCATAATAAATAATCGATCGCATAAGGCGGCCAACTTAGGCGCCGACTCGGCATCCAGCCGCCAGCCGCCTAGAGATGCAGCCGCAAGTCCGGAGGCAGTCCATAGCGATTTCCGCATAAATTCCCGGCGATTGTTTGGAATCATGGTTTTCTCCTCGTCTTTCGTATTTGCCCAATGGATGTTGTTGTTTATGAGCAAACCACCCGTTGTTCTTTGTGGGGCTTGCTTCGCTCGACTCACCCTACGATTTTACAGAGGCGCTTTTCATATTATCTGCTTGAATTTGTCCGTGGTTAAATACCGCCGTTACTTTTCTATCCCGCAGAAATATGGCCTGCGGGCTTTCATGCTTGACTTTCAGACGCTCCGCGATCTCCTGCGAAAGCGGACGTTGTTCCTGCACGACGAGAAGATAAACCAGCGCATCGGTTTCTTCGAGGAAAGCGTCCATTTCCCTTTTGGCGTTATAGGAAATCGGGCAAATCGAGCTATGCTTGAAAACGATCACCGGATTCTCGCGGCTTTTTTCCAAGCACTCGTCGATGCTGGAAAGTACGGCGTAGCGTCCATCATTCGCCGGTTCATTCTTCTGGTTAAAAAATTTCATCTTCGGAGTCCTAAGCGAAAAAGGCTTTCTCAGACTTGAGAAAGCTGGATCATCCAATCGATCTCTTTTTTCAATATGCCTTCGCGCTCGCTCGCGGGAAAACGTTCCAACGATTCGTCTTCGATGCAGAAATCGCCTTGATAATCCGCAGATCGAAGAATCGAAACCACTTTGCTAAAGTCGATATCGCCTTGAAAGATGGGGCAATTGTACTTTTCGTATTCCCAGCCTCGCGGCCGCTGCGCGTTGCGTTTGTCTTCGGGATAATTGATGCTTTTGCAATGCGTATGAAAAACTCGGGAAGCGTATTTGGCGTAAATCCCATACAGATTATCCAGAGGGTGGCCGAACCAATAGAAGTTGGCCGTATCTAAGGTCAATCCCAAAGCATTGGAACCAACGCCATCGAATAGTTTATCCAAAAAGGCGGGATTGTTCGTCGTTGAGCCATGGTTTTCGATGCCGAAACGAATATCGGTCCCTTTCACGAATTCAATTAATTTCTTGCCCAGCGAAATGGCGAAGGGCAAAAATTCGCCGCCTTGGATTTTATGGGGTACGACGTCGATGCGGATGGCCTTGACGTTAAGTTCTTTCGCCGCCGCGACAACATCCGCCGTCCAGGCCAACTCATCCTCCAACCGCGCATCGAATTGATTGGGCATAGCGAAGGCGGCGATTTGGACGCCGTTCTTTTCCAAATCCTTTTTCAACATTTCAACGGCGTCTTTGGATTTGAGGGAGTATTTCTTTTCGGGAAAGAGATAGGGGCAGGACCGGTCGATTTCCACCCACACTTCCACGCCCTCGGCGCCGATTTTTTTGAGCGCGCTCCATGAATCCGGAGCATCCACATTTTTCAAATGAACGTCCCGGCAGGCGATGACGCGTTGTTTTTTTTCTGCGGCCAATGTTCCCAAAGATACGGATAACATGCCAGCGTTCATTAAACTCATAGAGGATGCTTGAAGAAAGCCACGGCGGCTAAGATGATTATTGTTTATCATTTTACAATCCTTTAGATAGAAGAACGTATACCGGCAAGAAGAAGATTCTTATGGATTCGCCGGAATAGACAAACTATAGAGAGGCAGAGGGATGACGGTCAAGGATCGTTTGAGTAGAAAATGACGAAACGGCAAAAAGATAGAGAGGATTTGGATAAAAGGCTGGACTACTATTAACTCATATTACGCGCAATATAAAGTAAATGGGATTTATTATTACCGCCGTTTTGAATCACGAAGGCGCGAAATAAAAAGAGAAAAACACGAAAAACAATTGGCGAAAGGAATCGCGCCAAGACAAGGTTTTTTCCGTGGAATCCAAAAGAATCCATGATATCCGTGATTCGAAAATTTCGTGAAATTCGAGCCTTTTCGTGTTTTCGCGATTCAATAACGCAAAAAAATGAAATCCTTCATGCTTTTTTTACGGTTCTACTAATTGGTGATGAAATACTAACGCCGAAAGCGAAAAATATTGGCGGCGTAACATAAGGTATTAAAATGCCCCTTTTAAAGGGGCAAATGACAATAGTCCGCCGTTTTAAGAGCGGGCTGGTATTCCTTAGTCCGCGCAAGAAATGTATGATTTCCATTCATCATTCATCATTCATCATTCATCATTCATCATTCATCATTCATCATTTAAAAAGGCGCCATTATCATGCATCCGGTTTTGGCGCCGCGCCGCGAGCGATGACTTTACTTTCGTCCAGCGCGCCGGATTCGATGGTCTCTTGGGAAATAATCGTCAGGGGATCGATCGGTCTGCCGCCCTGGCGGATTTCGAGATGCAAATGCGGTCCCGTCGCGAGTCCCGTCTCTCCCGAAAGCGCAATGGATTGGCCCGGCGTTACAACATCGCCCTTTTTAACGAGCAGTTCGGAAAGATGGCCATAGCGAGAAGTCGCTCCGTCCCCGTGATCGATCTCCACCATCATGCCATACCCGTTCTTTATCCCAGAGAAGACGACTTCGCCCGCTTTCACCGGTTGCACCGGAGAACCGATGGGCAGGCTAATATCCACGCCGGCGTGGAAACGTTCGCCATCTAGGATGGGATGGTCTCTCATGCCGAAGCGCGACGTGATTTGGCCGTGAGCGGGCGCCTGCATGTCTTGCGCAGCCGCCAGCAAATCCGGTTTGCCATCCGCTCCCGGATTAAGTTCCTGCAACATTGGGGAGAGATCGACGTTTTGTCCGGGATAGATCAGGTTGGGATTGCGAATGCCGTTAGCGGCGGCTACGGCGTTGACTCGGCGATAGAGCGAGGGCGCATCGAAAGCGACGCCTTGTTCCTTCAATTGAGCGGCGATGATATCGGAAAGCGTATCGCCCCTTTTGACGGTATACGATAATATTATCGGATCCAAATTATCCTGGGCATCGGATTTCTGGAATTGATCGGGAGATTCCGTTTCCGGCGTTTTTATCGGTTCCGCGGAATCATTCATTACGTGGTTACGGTTCAACAAATCCTGAAGCGATAAGGGGGGATTGATAGGTGAGGCTTCCACCGGCGCGGATTCCGTTTTGGGGGTAGATTGAAGATCGGGAACTGCGAGTTCGACCGGTTGGGGCGCCGTCATAGGCCGCGGAGTATTCTGGGGCGCTACTAGTGAAGGAGCAACGCTTTCCAGCAGATCGTTAGGAGTAAGAATCGGCGCGGGTTCTTGCTTGATTCGTTTGGAGAGAATTTCGCTGAATTCTCCATTTCCTTCCGCCGGTCTTGGAGAAGACGGACTTCTCGGCCCCTTCGGAAAATTCCCAAGAGGGGAGACATCTTTGAGATCGACATTGATTTCGACCATCCCTCAATTCCTCCCGCGACAAAAACCTAGACGGAAAAGCGAAACGTAATCATGTCGCCGTCCTGCACCACGTAATCCTTGCCCTCAAGCCGGAAGCGGCCTTCTTTTTTCGCCGCCTCCACCGATCCGAAATGCTTGAAATCGTCGAAGGACACGACTTCCGCCCGGATGAATCCTCTCTCGATATCGCTGTGAATCTTGCCCGCTGCAAGTTGGGCTTTGGTTTCCAACGGAATAGTCCAGGCTCGAACTTCATCGGGTCCAAAGGTCAAAAACGAATGTTGTTTTAAAATTCTATACGATTCCTGGATGACTTTGCCCTTGGCGGGACCCTCAATGCCCGACGCGCTAAAATAATCGTCCCATTCCTCAACGGGAAAATCAAGCAAATCTTGTTCCAACTGAGCGTTCATGATGACGAGCGGCGTATTCCATCGTTGGCAGGCGGCGGTTAATTCCTCCACTCCTTTCTTCTCCATTTCGTTCGTTGCGTCGGAAACATTGGCCAAGGTTAGCATCTGTTTGCCCGATAACAATCCATAGGGACGAATATAGAGATCGACTTCCTCTTTGGACGGCTCCGCCGCAATAATCGGACGATCTGATTCCAACGTCTCCTGAAACCGCCGCAACGATTCTCTTTCCTTCTCCAATTCCTTTCGTTTATTCGGCTGCTTGATCCAACTTTCTTCAATCCGGCGCAAGCGATTTTCGATGATGGCCATATCCGCCAGACACAATTCCGGAATCACGGTTTCCAAGTCCCGCGCGGGATTAATGTCGCCTTCGGGATGAGGAACGGATTCGGAATGGAAGACGCGGATTACGATCAACAGCGCTTCCATATCGCGCAGATGGCCGAGAAATCGGTTGCTGAATCCCTTGTCGCCGGCGCCTTTCGTCAATCCGGCGACGTCCGTAAATTCCACAGTGGCGTAAGTTACCTTCTTCGGCTCGAACATCTTCGCCAAATAATCGATTCTATCATCTGGAACCAGCGCTACGCCCCGGTTAGGATCTTTATCTCCTCCGGAAATGGAAGTGGCGGCGCGTCCATGAGTCAGCGCATTGAAAACGGTGGTTTTACCCGATGTAGCTAATCCAATAATGCCAATCTGCATGAATTTTATCCTATGGAAATAATTGCCCGGTATACTTGGATAGGGGATAAAGATTCCCTTTATTCCAATTTGCCATTCGGCTCGATTACGGCTTTAATCAGGCGGGAATCGTGCATGCCTTCAAATCCCTCCTGCCAACGTTCCAAGGGGAGGCGGACAACCGCCATGGCGCTCACATCCAGCTGGCCGCGGGCGAGCATCTTCATGACCTGTTCCCACATATCCCAATTGTGGCTGAAAACGCCTTGGAGGCGTACTTGTTTATGCACAAGCGGGTCCAATGTAAAATTGTAAGCGCCTGGCCCCCAGCCATAACGGACGATCTGCCCGGCGGGACGGACGATGTCGATGGCGTCCTTCAAGGATTGGTTGCGTCCGGAACCGTCGATGACGACGTCAACGCCGAATCCATCCCCGATCTGGGGGACCAATTCCCGGATGTTCTGGTTGTCGGATTCCACGATATGCGTGGCGCCGAAGGTCGCTCCCACTTTC encodes:
- a CDS encoding thioesterase domain-containing protein, whose protein sequence is MKRNNAALRNESFDLLWMKSFSPNPSAKMRLFCFPYAGGGCAAFRTWAGDAPREMQICPVQLPGREYRIMETPFSNLPDLIPVLAQALRPYFDRPFAIFGHSLGALIAFELVRELRRAGEREPLRLFVSARRAPHIPPRKSPIHNLPHDEFMKELRRFKGTPDEVLNNAELMELVLPALRADFRMHETYTYKHELPLTMPINIFGGLDDAEVRREELEGWSVQTSASTELKLFPGDHFFLHREQKALIEAIAHNLNGMLA
- a CDS encoding MbtH family protein — its product is MSWNDKEDKTVYKVVLNHEEQYSIWPADRENAPGWNDAGKSGTKEECLAYIKEVWTDMRPLSLRKQMEADR
- a CDS encoding TIM barrel protein, giving the protein MIPNNRREFMRKSLWTASGLAAASLGGWRLDAESAPKLAALCDRLFIMDPWFYKTNFDAAQKAELLQRLGCPRLGCSLGMDEERYKGFKETLSTLDRHGIDIVAAYAGLTAEEDFPPRLEEMIGLLQGRKTIIWLMFYSKKLKPSDPQGDAAAAALLKKASDLADKAGGLEISIYPHFNALVERVDDASRIAELANRKNIGVTFNLYHWLKAEGPQNLEEKAKAALPRLNCVTINGSRPNANELKVEEGILPLGDGDYEAEAFVKTFVKLGYRRDFGLQGYGIDGDIPAKLEQSLKTWRTWFERQS
- the ytxJ gene encoding bacillithiol system redox-active protein YtxJ, which produces MKFFNQKNEPANDGRYAVLSSIDECLEKSRENPVIVFKHSSICPISYNAKREMDAFLEETDALVYLLVVQEQRPLSQEIAERLKVKHESPQAIFLRDRKVTAVFNHGQIQADNMKSASVKS
- a CDS encoding sugar phosphate isomerase/epimerase family protein → MLSVSLGTLAAEKKQRVIACRDVHLKNVDAPDSWSALKKIGAEGVEVWVEIDRSCPYLFPEKKYSLKSKDAVEMLKKDLEKNGVQIAAFAMPNQFDARLEDELAWTADVVAAAKELNVKAIRIDVVPHKIQGGEFLPFAISLGKKLIEFVKGTDIRFGIENHGSTTNNPAFLDKLFDGVGSNALGLTLDTANFYWFGHPLDNLYGIYAKYASRVFHTHCKSINYPEDKRNAQRPRGWEYEKYNCPIFQGDIDFSKVVSILRSADYQGDFCIEDESLERFPASEREGILKKEIDWMIQLSQV
- a CDS encoding LysM peptidoglycan-binding domain-containing M23 family metallopeptidase encodes the protein MVEINVDLKDVSPLGNFPKGPRSPSSPRPAEGNGEFSEILSKRIKQEPAPILTPNDLLESVAPSLVAPQNTPRPMTAPQPVELAVPDLQSTPKTESAPVEASPINPPLSLQDLLNRNHVMNDSAEPIKTPETESPDQFQKSDAQDNLDPIILSYTVKRGDTLSDIIAAQLKEQGVAFDAPSLYRRVNAVAAANGIRNPNLIYPGQNVDLSPMLQELNPGADGKPDLLAAAQDMQAPAHGQITSRFGMRDHPILDGERFHAGVDISLPIGSPVQPVKAGEVVFSGIKNGYGMMVEIDHGDGATSRYGHLSELLVKKGDVVTPGQSIALSGETGLATGPHLHLEIRQGGRPIDPLTIISQETIESGALDESKVIARGAAPKPDA
- the ychF gene encoding redox-regulated ATPase YchF, whose translation is MQIGIIGLATSGKTTVFNALTHGRAATSISGGDKDPNRGVALVPDDRIDYLAKMFEPKKVTYATVEFTDVAGLTKGAGDKGFSNRFLGHLRDMEALLIVIRVFHSESVPHPEGDINPARDLETVIPELCLADMAIIENRLRRIEESWIKQPNKRKELEKERESLRRFQETLESDRPIIAAEPSKEEVDLYIRPYGLLSGKQMLTLANVSDATNEMEKKGVEELTAACQRWNTPLVIMNAQLEQDLLDFPVEEWDDYFSASGIEGPAKGKVIQESYRILKQHSFLTFGPDEVRAWTIPLETKAQLAAGKIHSDIERGFIRAEVVSFDDFKHFGSVEAAKKEGRFRLEGKDYVVQDGDMITFRFSV